One uncultured Draconibacterium sp. genomic window, TAACCTGAGTAGTTTTGTTTGTATATCAGCATCTCTCGAAGCCACCGAATAAAATTTCTTTACCGTCTCTAACCAGTTTATATAAGCTTGGGGTATACTCCCTGATACCGCTAATTTATCGAGAGTTTTAGGATCGGTACGAAAAATAATTTTGGCCTTTTTGCGGTGCATCTTATAGATTTCTTCCAGATTTGATTTAAGTGCAGCAAATTCACTGTACGCTTCTGTTGTTTCATCGTCTTCGCTTTTGTTTAAGTCGTAAGCCTGCCGCGTTTGTGTTAACAGAGTTTTACCCTCGGCTATTACAGTGGTGTCGTAGCCAAATTCGGCCATGGTGGTGGCAATTTCAGGTTGAATTTCTACATTGTCAAGCGATACCCGGTATTGTTCGAGTGCTTCCGCTTCGGTGAGTGTTTTTTTTGTTACCATACTTTTAAAAATTTAAGGTTTACATTTTATTTATTGCGAACTCCTTACGGAGGTTTGCCGGTTCCTTAATGGTATTTTTACGCTCCTTAATGCCTTGCTTCTGTTTCTTACCATTCTGCATGCGTTCCTTAAGGCCTTGTTTCTATTCCTTACCATTCTGCATGCGTTCCTTAAGACTTTGCACGCGTATTATACAACATGCCCCCAATTCCTTAGAGCTTGCCAAGCCTGATTTTTGCTAAATGGGGTTCTCCTTTAATTTACTTATGCTTGTTTTTGTTTTGAGTTACTGACTGAGGGTGATTTACATAGGTTTAAAATACCATTTGTGAAGGTAAGGAATATTATTTGAACGAATTTTATGTTGAACGATAATATGGAGGAGTTATGCAACATAAAATTGCTTTGTTGGGGCTTTTACTTAGATAAAAATGGCAATACCGGCAGTTTGAGGGTGCTGGTGAATTTTGAAGTTGTCTCCTTACCTGAAATACGGAAATTTGTTGGGAGAATCAAGGAATAGATACAGCACCAATTCAGTGAACCAATTTAACCATTTTTCCTTGCTCATTAATAAAAAACAAATTCCATATCTTTTACGGGCATAAAGTTCGTTTTTTCCCAATGGTATATTTTTTTGTCATCAATTAATTCATTTTTATCCGGTTCATATGAAAAATGGTCTATTTTCATATTAGCTGGAGTTATTAAAGTATACAAAACTTCACGAAGAGGTTGCTTCCAGTAATTTGTCGTAATCAATATGTATTTTGCTCTATTTGATTTTAATTTTTGCCTGTAGGAAATAAACAGTGTCAAAGTTGAATCAATCTTAATATCAAAAATCACTCCGCCTGATTTGAAACTAATATTTTCAACTTTACTTTTATTTGTTATGTCAAAAATGTGAATTGAATCTGCTGGGTAAAAAATACTTTCGGTAGGAAAGGGATAATAGAGAGGCGTTTCCGAAATGCTTGAACCACTTGTTTTTAAGTGATAATATCCAGACACATAAAATGTATTTTCTTCAATTCTGAAAGTTAATTCTTCTGAGTCAAATGACAGTTCTTGCGCATGACTGAATGAATTGATAAATATAAAAAGAAGAAAAACTAATTGGCGGCTATTTATCACAACTTAATAATTTGATTGTTCTTTATATCAACTCTTCTACCATCAATTGTTAAGACGTAAAAATACAATCCCGAACCGTTATTATTAAAATCTTCATTTGTAAAAGTAATTATTGTTCGATTCATAGTTAACTTTTGAGAAGTAATAAATTTACCACTTGAATTATAAATGCTAAATAATGAATTGTTCACCGGTGTTGCACTTGGAATATCAATAATTACCCTTAGATATTCATCAAAAGGATTTGGATAGACATTAAGGTTAAATTCAGTTACAACAATTTCATCATATGGATTATAGTTTTCGACTGAAAAAAGATATAAATCTTTGTCAATTGTTGAATTGGGGATTATATTAATTGTATCACGGCAATAAATATATTTTTTGTAAGTGGTGTTTTCTCTTATCCGAAAAGTATCAAGTTTGTATGTTCTTGATAATACTTCTCCGTAGAAGAACCCATTTTCATCAGTTTCCAGATTTCCAATAAATCCTCGAATAACAGAATTTGGAATTGGTTCGTTGTTTTGGTTATATAAATATCCTTGAATTGTTCCAGCTACTCCATTAATATCATTGTATCTACCAATTGATGGAGTATTATCCAATGAATAGTAACCACTATGCCCATTAAAATCTTTTACATGTGATATAGAACAACCATATTCAAGTTTATTAAAATTTGAACTTGATCTATTCCCAAAAATTAATTCATCTTTTAATTCCATGTTTCGCAGGAACGATTTTATGGCAACGAAATCATTAGACCTATTAAGTGTGAATGAATTTTCTATATTTTCTTTTGAGAGTACAAGCAAATAAGGAAACCACCCTTCACTGCATTCTATAATTGAATCATAATTCAGAACTTTAAAGGTACCTGAACTTGTTTCTATAAATAAACTGTCGAGAAAGTCTTCTGGTTTTTCCGGAAATCCTAATTCAATATACCAGTTGTTTAAGGAATCAATGTAAATTTCAGAAATGTATGCTTGTGGAGGAGCAATATTTGCAAATAAATTGACATTTACAGAAAGTGTTAAAATAAATAGAATAAAGATTGTTTTCATGATTTTCATTTTAAGGCTAACATTTTAGTTTTTCATTATACTCGCAAAAGTTTCTGCTAGTATGCCAACAATACCATCACAACTGTTGGGATATACTTTAAGTGTACTTTTTAACGTTGACGGCTTATTTTTAATTACTAGCATTTATGCGTATTGAAAGGTATTGTGGTTTTTAAAAGTAAACATCATCTATTTAAAAAGCAAGCGAGTAAAAAGGTATTTTGTGTGGTGTTACAGACTGTCCGTTTTACAAGGTAATATTCTGAGGCTTACGAACAGAAATTTTACTTTTTATACGAAGGATCGCAAATAAACCTTTACTTTTAAATGTCCATATTTTGGCCCCGATTTATGAAAAAGATACATATATCAGCGTTTAAAAACAGACTTCAGCTAAGTCTGTTTCTGGTATTTTGGCTGGCCTATTTTACCATTAACACTGTTTCTACCCTGTTTTTCGACAAGGAAGTTTTCCGGACTATACTTCTTATTCACAGTTTGTTGTATGCCTTTAGTGGTTTGGCCTGTAGTTTTTTTGGTTACAAAACGATAAAATTTATTCGAAGCAAAATTCAGTCGAATACCCGGTTTCTGTTGCTTGCTGTGCTTTGTGTGTATGCCGTTACTTTTTTATGGGTTATTTTAAATCATTTTTCGTGGTGGGTGGTTTCCGGCAACGAAACTCCGGTGATCCGGCTCAGCGTTTACCCGGTGAAAGCTTTGTTGTTTTCAATTATTACCCTGGCGGCCATTTTGCTTTTGCTGCTTGCCGAAAATAAGTCACTGACAGTGCCGGGCGCCAACAAAAAAAGCACCCTCGATTTGCAAAACATCCAGCATTTATTCGACAGCCGCGAATCGAATTATAACGATACAATTCTACTTCCTGTAAAAAACAAGCTGTTGAATTTTAAAATCGACACCATCAAACTAATCCAGGCAAATGATTACTATTCGAACCTGTTTTCCGACAAATTCGACAAAACCGTCCTTACTAATTATTCGCTAAAAAAGTGGGAGGAAATTTTACCCAAAAAGCATTTTCTCCGGATTCATCGTTCCTCCATTATCAACCTGAATTACGTTGAGAACATTGAAAAAATGTACAACAACACCTACGAGGTTAAAATAAAAGGCATTGAACAGCACATTTACATGAGCCGAAGATGTGCAAAAACGGTGCTCGAAAAGTTTCAGCTTTAAGCGGCGAACCGTTTACTGATTTATAAAACCACTGGCTGAATTTTTAGATCAACTCCGGCGCATTCGGGGTATTTTAGTCGCAAAAACTTAAAAACACTACAATGACCGGAAAACGCAAAATTTACCTGGGTACAATTCTTTTACTTGCACTTACCCTGTTTGGTTTTGTTTACGCCCAAACCATGGGCAGCAAAAACGAAAGCAGCATTTGTATTACATCAAAAATTCTTGGCGAGGACAGAACAATATGGATAAATCTACCCGAGGGCTACGAAAATTCGGATGTTAGCTACCCCGTTTTGTACCGCCTGGATGGAAATAAAAAGCTGGTACAAAAAACGGCTGCCACGCTAAAACGTGTGAATAAAAAGGATGAAAATACTCCTGAAATGATCGTGGTTGGCATTGAAAATATTTGGCGAGACAAGGACATGTGGCCTACTTATAACAAATATTATCCCGAATCGCAGGAACTGGGTTCGCCAAAATTTATGGCTTTTATTGAAAAGGAACTTATTCCATACATGGAAAACCACTACCGCACCAGTGAAAACAGGATTTTGTGTGGACAATCGCTCAGTGCAGTATTTACATTGTATACGTTTTTAGCCAAACCCGCTTTGTTTGATTCGTACATTGCCTGCAGCGGGGCATTTCCCGATTGCGAACCTTTTTTTAAGGAGCTAAGCACAACGGCGTTTCAAAATGCCGGATTGTACAGTAACAAAAAGCTGTTTATTACACATGGTCTAAAAGACCCGCTTGATCCGGATGGAATCGTTCACCGGCAAATGACTGAGTTCTCTCAATCAATTCAGAATCAGCTCGGAAGTATGGTTTCGTGCAAATATCTTATTTACGAAAACGAAGGGCATGTTCCCAAAAACAGTTTGGAGGATGGTTTGGCATATTTGTATAAATAGCAATTGATTTTTATGTAGTTCAGATTCAAATTGGTTACGAATTCCGACAAACTAAACGGCAGCTGCTTTTGTTTTGATTTGTTGCACAAAACCCAGCGAAACAACACTTAGGCCTGCGCCAATTACAAAAGGAATCCTAAAATCGACCATCCACAACAAACCGCCCATTACCGGAACCACAACCGCCATAATGTGGTTAATGGCAAAACCTGCCGATGCAGAAGGTGCGATATCGCGCGGATCAGCAATTTTTTGCAGGTAAGTGCTTATGCCAATGCTAAAATTAAAAAACAGATGATCGAGCAAATACAGGCCTGCTATGTAGTAGCGATTTTGAAAGTAGGCGTATCCCAGAAAAATAAAAAACAGGCCAATGTATTCGAGCGACAATACTTTGCGTTCGCCGTATTTATTAATCCATTTGGCAATAATCGGATTAAAAAAGTAGGCCAGAATGTTATTGGCAACAAAAAGAATGGCGATTTCTTTTACGGTAAATTGGTAACGCTCAACCAACAGAAATACGGCAAATACAACAAAAATCTGGCGGCGGGCACCACCCAGTAAATTCAGCACATAAAAAAGCCAGTATTTTTTGCGTAAAATAATTTTTTTATGCTGTGCCACCGGTTCCTTTTTAATCGGATTTTGTGCGAGTGTATATATTCCGGCGGCTACCACACACAAACCAATAAACAAAAAGCTGTATTTGTAGGGCAAATAATCAGACACGGCCCAAACAAGCCCTCCAACAAGAATATTTGTAAGCGCACCAAACGAGCGCAGTTGTGCAAAAACAATGGGTGCCTGCGTGGTATTAAAATGCTGAAGTGTGAGCGATTTGTTGGTGGTTTCGAAATAATGAAATCCAATGGACATTAACACGGTAGTGAAGATCAATCCCGGGAAACTTGGAAAAAATCCCACCAAAGCAATTCCCAGCCCCATTACCAACACCGAAATAGCTGCCAGTTTGTGTTCGCGGATCAGCATCAGTACGAACACCACCAAAAATACCAGAAAGCCCGGAACTTCGCGCAGCGACTGCACTACTCCTATCTGAAAACCCGAAAGTGTAGCTTCTTCAACGGCAAAGTTGTTTAAAAGCGTTCGCCATCCCTGAAAACCGGCCATGGCCGAAAGCACAAGCACCATTAAATAGGGATACATCGGATTTTTCCTGATTTCCTTCATTTATATCGTTTGAAATTTAGTTCGTTTAAAACACGAGTATTTGCAAGCAGAACAAAGCTAAAATAAAAATGCCGGGTGAAACCTGAATCGGCAACAGAGGAACAGTAATTAATATAATCGTCATAAAAAAAGCCACTCCGGCATCCGTATAATACGAACAACAGAGTGGCTCTTGTTTGATACCTTGTAAGTTCAGGCTAATCGTTGTGCTTTTCGCTACCGTGATCGTGCCCTGTTTCATTGGTTTCTTTCACAATCTCGTCGTATTCTTCCTTGCTGATTTTTTCGGCTATGTACCCTTTCTTTTCAACGGCTTTAGCCAAATTCTCATCAGTATTTTTACCGTCTTTGTATTTCACTAAAATAGTGTTTGAAGCATGGTCAACTTTTAAGTCTTTCACCCCTTTTTCAAACTTCAGGTATTCGGTAATTGTTTTTTCGCAATCGCCGCAATCCATATTGCTTTTAAAACAAACTACTTTGTCTTCCTTTTTTTGAGCCATTGTATCGTTTGCTGAAAAACCGATAAACAATGCTACCATCAATACATAAATTAGATTTTTCATTTTGTTCTTTTTATTTGCTTCATGCTAAGGGCTGCAAGCCACAAGTTTTAAGTACTTGTTGTTTGAAACCTGTAACGTAAAGCTGATTATTTATTTTTTAGTTTCATTTTCGTCCTTCCTACTTCCATCTTCCAACTCTCTAGTCGTAATTCAAATTAAACCGCAGTCCCAAATATACCTTTCTTCCCAGAACCGGCCCCCAAACATTGGTTGCATTAAAGTCGGGTCCAAAAGGATTGTCGGCGCCCTCAATCGGATTCTCCTGTTTAAAATCGGTTAAATTTTCGGCACCTAAATAAACGCTCCAATACCGGAAATATTTGGTTATTTGGGCATTCATTACCGTGTATGGCGAAAATTCAAAAGCCGCCATATCTACCTGGTTCATCCAGTCTTCGTGAACATAAGGAATTCGTCCTCCCCCATTAAACTGGATGGTATAATCGAACATCCATTTTTTTAGATTGGTGGAGTAATTAAAATTGATTAAACCCTTGTAATCGTTGTTAAGCGGTTTTGTTTTTAACTCGCCGCCAATGGTTTGTTTAATGTCGTTTACACGGTATGCCAGCAGAACATCCAAACGTTCAATGGGTTGCCAGCGTAAATCAAACTGTAAACTGTTGGCATACGATTTTCCATCGAGTGCTGATAAAAGAATATAATCGGCAGATGTTTCGCGGTCAACAATCAACTGCGATTGAAAATTGGTACGGAAAAATTCGGCATTCAACGTTAATTCTCGTCCCAGAAGTGTATAGTTTTGAATAAATGCAATTCCATAATTCCAGGCTTCTTCCTGCATCACATCGGTTTCCCACTGCAGCGGTCGTGCATTGGCCAGCATAAAGGTATTTTCCGATAGTACATTGGCAGTTCTATACCCTTTTCCTGCACTTGTTCTTACGGTAAAATGCTCTCCCATCCGGTACCTGAAATGCATACGAGGGGTTACAAATGTTCCAAAAATATTGTGAAAATCAGCGCGAATACCAGCCATTAAAGTCAGGTTGGGATTTGGCTTAAAGGTGTATTCCGAAAATATTCCGGGAACTTTCTCGGTTCGTTGTACATCCTGATCGTACAGCATTTCATTAAAATCGTCGTAGATAAAGCTAAATCCACTGTTTAAGGTGTGGGTTGCTGCCGCATTTAAATCGCGAGTAAGAACGGCACTGGCATAAAAACGTGTTTCGTCGGCATTGTAATCGGTTAATCCGTAATACGATTCGGTTTCGTGATACGAAAAATTGGTAAGCAAAGCCACGGCAGTTCTAGTGTCGGCCGAAACCAGCCCCGATTTAAAAAATGCATCAATCCTATCGTTGGTAATATTCACGCCATACGGATTTGTAATGGACGGAATCATGTCGCGGTTAGCGCCAACCTGCCCGCCCATACGGTCTTCTGTGAGAATATTAAATCCGGCCTGTGCCATGTACCCTTTGTGGTTGTTGTATTTCCAACGGTTGCCAATCTGAAACATGCGCGACAAAGGTTCATCGAGAAAACCGTCGGCGTTGTGATCGTTCTCCTGCGACAAGTCGTGTCCGTGTACAAAAATACCCGTTGTTAAAGTGTCGCCTTTTACTTTTATGTTGGTGTTGCCGTTAAATTCCAAACGCCCGTCTTTGCTGCCATACAGATTTAAGAACAGTTTTTCGTTTGAATCGGGCTTTTTCATCTCTGCATTAATCTGTCCTGCAATGGCATCGTAACCATTCAGTACTGACGCAGCTCCTTTCGAAACCTGAATGGATTCCAACCATGGTCCGGGAATGTAGGTTAGCCCGAAAGTGGTTGCCAATCCGCGTAAATTGGGCATATTTTCTACTTGCAAAAGCGAATATGTTCCATCTAATCCAAGCAGTTTAATTTGTTTGGCCCCTGTAATGGCATCGCTGTAACTCACATCAACCGACGGGTTGGTTTCAAAACTTTCGGCCAGGTTACAACATGCGGCTTTGTGCAATTCGGCACCGCCAATGTTTTCAGTCTGAATGGGATTAATTGTTGACAGGTAGGTGCCCCTACTCTTTTTAACAACCAGAACTTCTTCCAGTTCCAGATTGGGCTCCAGTACAACTTCAATCGGATCAGTATCGTGTACATGAACCACTTTTGATTCGTAACCAACAAAACTAAAAACAAGCATGTGTTGGCCATTCTTTTGTTTTATTTTAAAACTGCCGTCAGGGCTGGTTGCAGTCCCTGTACTGGTTCCCTCCCAAACAATATTTACTCCCGGGAGTGGTTGTTTGCCGCTTTCATCGTTTCCGAATACGGTGCCTTCAATATTTTGCGAAAAAGATAAAAACGGAATAAATAGTATTACTAGTAATATGTAATTTTTCATTGCTTAAAGTATTTATGACAAAAATGTCAAATCAATCATTGGTGGGTTTTCTTGTCATTTTACTGCGTTGAACGGATTAAATTCATTAATTACAGGAATGAATAAACACGTTTCACTCGGGCACATAAAATGACACCAAAGAATAACTTTAAGCGATTGAAGGGATTTTAAGCTGATGAATTTGAATTAAAAAGTCGAATGACTTTATTACGGTTGGCGGCGAGCTGTTGTAATACTCGTGCTCGTTAATATCGACGTATTGTAGTTGAAGTTCATCAAACAAAGTAGAACTTGCAACCATTAATTCAAGGCTTTGCACACCAATAAAATGTACTTCATCGTCGATTGCCTTGTCTTTTAATTTGAAAAAGAATTGCTGGGGAGTTTCACAACCACAGTCGTGTGTGTGATCCGAACATTCGTGACATTCATGAGCTGAACAGGATATTTCCTTCTCCTGTTGATCATGCTGATGATGCTGATGGTATGTGGTCTCACAAGTTTCAGGACGGACAAATACACTTGTTTGTTCTTCTCCTGTACACGAACAGCTTGATTTGTAAATCATAAATCCTGAGGACGAAATCAAAAAGATCATCCCAACAAGAACTACTGTTATGTGTTTTAAAACTTTCACTCTACAAATATAACCATTTATACATGTTAAAGGTTGTTAATGGGATGTTAAAGAAGTCGCAGTTTACAGTCTAAGTCTCAGTTAAAAGAAACAAAGGGAGAAAATTCAATAATTTTCTCCCTTTGACACTGATCACTGAACACTGGCAACTGATCACTTTCTTATAGTCCTAAAACTTCGGAACCTTGTTCAAAAATAATATCTCTCGGAATACCAGCTTCGCCAATTCTGTCCAGGTCTTTTTGAAGGGCTTCGCGAATGTATCCTTTCTCATTTAATAAGGCCTGTGCTGTTTCATAATCTCCATCGCCCTGAATTTTCAAAATATCAGCGGACAAACCGAGCATGGCCTCTTTCATTTTTTCGTAGTCAACCCGATAGGTGCCGGTAGTTTCGTCGCGGGTAAACGCGCCTGTTTCCTGGAAATAATAGAAACGCATCATGTTTGCTTTCCCATGGGCACTGGCAGCACCAAAACGTACCGAGCGGAAAATTCCTGTCATAAAAGTCACAAAATTGTCCATCATGTCTTTGTCGCTCAACTCCCCCATTTCGTTCAGTTGATACACACACCACAATCCCAAAATATCGGCTTTCCCTTCTTCAATTGATGTGTACACATCTTTTAAAGCTTCGCGAACCGTGGTCGATTGGTCAACTGTGTTTCCCATTCCCAAACCGTGTGCTACCTCGTGAAACATTGTATTTTCAAAAAATGCGTCAAACTTTACATGCTTCCGCTGGTCTTCGGCAATTAACAAATCGGCAATTGGGATAACAATTTTATCGAATTTTGCCTGCATCGAGTTTTTCAACTGCAGTTTACGGCTGCCTTTTGTATTTCTAACCACCTCGTCGTTGGGAAGGTTAATGGCAATTGTTTTGCTTCCGGCATTACAATCTCCGGCATAATAAATGGCATCGTATACATTCATATCGGAATCAATTCCCGGTGTTTCACTTTTGTATTTTGGTTCGCAGGGTAAGGCAGTTTGTAAGCCAGGCAACAAGGCAGCGTACTTTTCAAGTTTTTCGCTCCATACTTTGTCTTTGATCAAAATAAACGATTCGTGAGCCGCTTTGTAACCATACAACTGGTCTTCGTAGTTCTCAATGGGGCCAATAATAAATTCGATGGTGTTGTTTTTCATTTCCATCCAGGCTACGTCGCTATCGAAATAATCGTCGGTTAATAATGCCTGAGCACGTTTTTCAAGGTAATTTTTCAAACCCGGGTCTTCTGCCAAAGCAGCTGCCTTGTTAAGAAGAGCTGCGGCTTTTTCAACCTGCTCCTGAAATGCGATGTGGTATGGGATTGATTGTAAATCTCCGTCTTCGCCCCTGCGGATTAAAGTGTACAGGCTTGTTTTTGTATCGTCGTTCCAGCTTTCAAATTCTTCCTTCATCATATCCGCAGGATAGAAATTGGCACCTGCCGGTTTGTCTTCATATTCGGCTAAAAACGATTTATTGGCATTTAGTCGTTCCCAGGGGCCGTAATTCAATTGTATAAACTTCCGGGTATATTCATCCCAGTCTTTGTTACACAATTCATCCTTCTTTCCAAATGCTTCCACCCAGTATATTTCTTCCATTAATTTGGCTGCATCCAGCAATAAGGGAATCATTTGTTTTTCGTTTTCTGTTAAAACACCTAAGTCGCTTGTTAATTTAAACGAAACAAACTCGTCGGCTTTTTGCTTTATTTCATTGTTTTCTGTCATATCCTTTTCTTGTTTTGATTCCTTTTTTGAGGACGTATTGCATGCGAAAGCAAGTAGTGCAGCAATAAATACAATTCCTGTTATTTTCATTTTAGTGTCTTTTAGATTTGGGTATAAAGCTATAAAAGTTCGAATTAAATTATATGATTTTTGTATTCAATAATTGGAATAGAATTGTTGTTCTTCGTCTGATTCGTGAAAATATCAGAAATTAAAAAAAATGTTTTGTTCTAAATTTTCGAATGCTTGTGAACAAAATTCGACAGAAAAAGTTAAAAAAGCAGAGTTTAAACTTGAAAAAGCATCAAACATTGAGTTTTTATTTAAACTCAATTAACTTTGTGGCCTATTTCATAAAAAATAATTATGAGTAATAACTTATTAAAAGGTAAACGGGGGATTATTTTTGGAGCCTTAAATCCGGATTCAATTGCCTGGAAAGTAGCAGAACGTGCGCACGAAGAAGGCGCAATTCTAACGCTCACAAATACTCCTGTGGCGTTACGCATGGGTGAAACCAATGCTTTAGCTGAAAAACTAAATACAAAAGTAATTGGTGCCGATGCAACAAATGTTGAAGATTTAACAAATCTGTTTATTGAGTCGATGGAGTTTTTGGGCGGTAAAATTGATTTTGTACTCCACTCAATTGGTATGTCGCCAAACGTACGTAAAGAAAGACATTACAGTGATTTAGATTACAATTATCTGGACAAAACACTGGATGTGTCGGCTATTTCATTTCATAAAATTCTGCAAACAGCCCGCAAGCTGGATGCGATAAATGAATGGGGTTCGGTAGTTGCGTTGTCGTATGTGGCAGCACAACGAACATTTTTTGGTTACAATGATATGGCTGATGCAAAATCATTGCTCGAATCAATTGCACGTAGTTTCGGCTATATTTATGGTCGCGAACGTCATGTACGAGTAAATACCATTTCGCAGTCGCCAACCATGACCACTGCAGGAAGTGGTGTAAAAGGTTTCGATCGTCTTTTGGATTTTGCCGAAAGAATGTCGCCTCTTGGAAACGCCACCGGCGATGAGTGTGCAGATTATTGTATTACACTTTTTTCTGATTTGACTAAAAAAGTAACCATGCAGAACCTGTTTAACGACGGAGGTTTTTCAAACATGGGAATGAGTTTACGTGCACTTCAGCAGTACGAAAAAGGATTGTACACCGATGAAGCAACCGGAAAACGCAGTGCTGACCACAGTTATGATTAATTTATGCTAAGCATACTTTCAAGGCCGTTTTATTTGCAAAACGGCCTTTTTTATTTTTATTCCTTTCCCCAATCGCTAAAATAATTTGAATTATTGTCTTCCCCTACCGTTAAATATTTTTATCTTTATTCAGTTGATTTTACTGAACATACTTCTATTTTCGAGTAGTTTGAAGAATTAACAAAAGCTTACAGATTAATTATAAACAAGTTAGAACAGGCCCTTTGTACACAGTAACTTTTCGAATTAGAACCTAATTTAGTTTGTAAATACATTTAAAAATTGCGCTTGAAACTTTAATGAATAAACAAGTGTAATTTGTTTTACCTTATGTTTACAAATCACCTGTTAGATGTTAAAGCACAAAAATTGAATATTATGAGAACATTTCTTTTCTCTTTGCTTGCAATACTTTTTGCAACTCCTGGTTTTGGAGAGAAAAACAACATTCAGAAGTACAAACTTGAGAATGGTTTAACAGTTATTTTATACGAAAATCATTCACAACCCACCGTGTTTGGTTCGGTTGCTGTTCGTGCCGGATCGAAAGATGATCCTGCTGATGCAACAGGTTTGGCCCACTACATGGAACATGTAATGTTTAAAGGAACAGAGGATTTGGGAACCTACGACTGGGAAGCTGAAAAACCACACTACGACCGAATTATTGAGTTGTACGAAGAGTTACGTGCAACAACTGACGAAGCCAGAAAAGCAGAAATCAATCAGGAAATTAATGAGGAATCGCTGGCTGCCGGAAAATATGCCATTCCAAATGAGTTTTCGAATCTGGTTCAGGCAATGGGTGGAACCGGTTTAAATGCAGGTACGGGTTATGATTTTACCTACTACCATAACTCTTTCCCACCATTTCAAATTAAAAGCTGGTTGGATTTGTATGCCCACCGATTTATTAAGCCGGTTTTCCGTGGTTTTCAATCGGAGTTGGAAACGGTGTACGAAGAAAAGAACATGTATTCCGACAATCCGTTTCGTGCCGTAAGTACCGATTTTATGCGTCAGGCTTTTGATGCCGAAAATCCATACGGAAGATTAATTCTTGGCAAAACTGAACATTTAAAAAGCCCATCGATAAAACGTATCAACGAATTTTACGATGCATTTTATGTGCCTTCAAACATGGCCTTGATTTTGGCCGGCGACATCAATCCAGAGGAAGTAAAACCTTTGATTGAAGCTACTTTTGGAAAATGGGAAAACAG contains:
- a CDS encoding T9SS type A sorting domain-containing protein, giving the protein MKTIFILFILTLSVNVNLFANIAPPQAYISEIYIDSLNNWYIELGFPEKPEDFLDSLFIETSSGTFKVLNYDSIIECSEGWFPYLLVLSKENIENSFTLNRSNDFVAIKSFLRNMELKDELIFGNRSSSNFNKLEYGCSISHVKDFNGHSGYYSLDNTPSIGRYNDINGVAGTIQGYLYNQNNEPIPNSVIRGFIGNLETDENGFFYGEVLSRTYKLDTFRIRENTTYKKYIYCRDTINIIPNSTIDKDLYLFSVENYNPYDEIVVTEFNLNVYPNPFDEYLRVIIDIPSATPVNNSLFSIYNSSGKFITSQKLTMNRTIITFTNEDFNNNGSGLYFYVLTIDGRRVDIKNNQIIKL
- a CDS encoding heavy-metal-associated domain-containing protein, encoding MKNLIYVLMVALFIGFSANDTMAQKKEDKVVCFKSNMDCGDCEKTITEYLKFEKGVKDLKVDHASNTILVKYKDGKNTDENLAKAVEKKGYIAEKISKEEYDEIVKETNETGHDHGSEKHND
- a CDS encoding LytTR family DNA-binding domain-containing protein, coding for MKKIHISAFKNRLQLSLFLVFWLAYFTINTVSTLFFDKEVFRTILLIHSLLYAFSGLACSFFGYKTIKFIRSKIQSNTRFLLLAVLCVYAVTFLWVILNHFSWWVVSGNETPVIRLSVYPVKALLFSIITLAAILLLLLAENKSLTVPGANKKSTLDLQNIQHLFDSRESNYNDTILLPVKNKLLNFKIDTIKLIQANDYYSNLFSDKFDKTVLTNYSLKKWEEILPKKHFLRIHRSSIINLNYVENIEKMYNNTYEVKIKGIEQHIYMSRRCAKTVLEKFQL
- a CDS encoding alpha/beta hydrolase-fold protein → MTGKRKIYLGTILLLALTLFGFVYAQTMGSKNESSICITSKILGEDRTIWINLPEGYENSDVSYPVLYRLDGNKKLVQKTAATLKRVNKKDENTPEMIVVGIENIWRDKDMWPTYNKYYPESQELGSPKFMAFIEKELIPYMENHYRTSENRILCGQSLSAVFTLYTFLAKPALFDSYIACSGAFPDCEPFFKELSTTAFQNAGLYSNKKLFITHGLKDPLDPDGIVHRQMTEFSQSIQNQLGSMVSCKYLIYENEGHVPKNSLEDGLAYLYK
- a CDS encoding MFS transporter → MKEIRKNPMYPYLMVLVLSAMAGFQGWRTLLNNFAVEEATLSGFQIGVVQSLREVPGFLVFLVVFVLMLIREHKLAAISVLVMGLGIALVGFFPSFPGLIFTTVLMSIGFHYFETTNKSLTLQHFNTTQAPIVFAQLRSFGALTNILVGGLVWAVSDYLPYKYSFLFIGLCVVAAGIYTLAQNPIKKEPVAQHKKIILRKKYWLFYVLNLLGGARRQIFVVFAVFLLVERYQFTVKEIAILFVANNILAYFFNPIIAKWINKYGERKVLSLEYIGLFFIFLGYAYFQNRYYIAGLYLLDHLFFNFSIGISTYLQKIADPRDIAPSASAGFAINHIMAVVVPVMGGLLWMVDFRIPFVIGAGLSVVSLGFVQQIKTKAAAV
- a CDS encoding TonB-dependent receptor; translation: MKNYILLVILFIPFLSFSQNIEGTVFGNDESGKQPLPGVNIVWEGTSTGTATSPDGSFKIKQKNGQHMLVFSFVGYESKVVHVHDTDPIEVVLEPNLELEEVLVVKKSRGTYLSTINPIQTENIGGAELHKAACCNLAESFETNPSVDVSYSDAITGAKQIKLLGLDGTYSLLQVENMPNLRGLATTFGLTYIPGPWLESIQVSKGAASVLNGYDAIAGQINAEMKKPDSNEKLFLNLYGSKDGRLEFNGNTNIKVKGDTLTTGIFVHGHDLSQENDHNADGFLDEPLSRMFQIGNRWKYNNHKGYMAQAGFNILTEDRMGGQVGANRDMIPSITNPYGVNITNDRIDAFFKSGLVSADTRTAVALLTNFSYHETESYYGLTDYNADETRFYASAVLTRDLNAAATHTLNSGFSFIYDDFNEMLYDQDVQRTEKVPGIFSEYTFKPNPNLTLMAGIRADFHNIFGTFVTPRMHFRYRMGEHFTVRTSAGKGYRTANVLSENTFMLANARPLQWETDVMQEEAWNYGIAFIQNYTLLGRELTLNAEFFRTNFQSQLIVDRETSADYILLSALDGKSYANSLQFDLRWQPIERLDVLLAYRVNDIKQTIGGELKTKPLNNDYKGLINFNYSTNLKKWMFDYTIQFNGGGRIPYVHEDWMNQVDMAAFEFSPYTVMNAQITKYFRYWSVYLGAENLTDFKQENPIEGADNPFGPDFNATNVWGPVLGRKVYLGLRFNLNYD